In the genome of Hymenobacter cellulosivorans, one region contains:
- the kynU gene encoding kynureninase, whose protein sequence is MTFFQPTAEFAAELDAQDALRAFRNQFHIPLAPNGQPSIYLCGNSLGLQPKAARAAVEQEFESWEKLGVEGHFHGTSPWMHYHETLTDSTARLVGAKPVEVVVMNNLTTNLHLLLVSFYQPTATRYKVLMEGGAFPSDQYALESQARLHGLAPDEAIVELRPRAGEHTLRTEDIVATIQELGDTLATVILGGVNYYTGQAFDMAAITQAGHAVGAKVGFDLAHAAGNLLLHLHDWDVDFACWCSYKYLNSGPGGTSGVFVHERFAEQPDLLRLAGWWGHDPADRFQMKKGFRPMKGAAGWQLSNAQIFPMAIHRAALALVDEAGGMPALRRKSEQLTAYLEYLVHRLELPAEVLEIITPSDPAARGCQLSMLVHQNGRQLFDYLAAAGIIADWREPNVIRLAPVPLYNSFGDVQRAGQVLAEWASGKAK, encoded by the coding sequence ATGACTTTCTTCCAGCCCACTGCCGAATTTGCCGCCGAGCTTGATGCTCAGGATGCGCTGCGTGCCTTTCGTAACCAGTTTCACATTCCCCTGGCCCCCAACGGACAGCCCAGCATCTACCTCTGCGGCAACTCGCTGGGTCTACAGCCCAAAGCGGCCCGGGCCGCCGTGGAGCAGGAGTTTGAGAGCTGGGAGAAGCTGGGCGTGGAAGGTCACTTTCATGGCACCTCGCCCTGGATGCATTACCACGAAACCCTGACCGACAGCACGGCCCGCCTGGTGGGGGCCAAGCCGGTGGAAGTGGTGGTGATGAACAACCTGACCACCAATTTGCACTTGCTGCTGGTGTCATTTTACCAGCCCACGGCCACGCGCTATAAGGTGCTGATGGAAGGCGGCGCTTTTCCTTCCGACCAGTATGCGCTGGAGTCGCAAGCCCGGCTGCACGGCCTCGCGCCCGATGAGGCCATCGTGGAGCTGCGGCCCCGTGCCGGCGAGCATACCCTGCGCACCGAAGACATTGTGGCCACCATTCAGGAGCTCGGCGATACGCTGGCGACGGTTATCCTGGGCGGAGTCAATTACTACACCGGCCAGGCCTTCGACATGGCGGCCATAACCCAGGCCGGCCACGCGGTGGGGGCCAAGGTCGGCTTCGATTTGGCCCATGCCGCCGGCAACTTGCTGCTGCACCTGCACGACTGGGACGTGGATTTTGCCTGCTGGTGTTCCTACAAGTACCTCAACTCGGGCCCCGGCGGTACCTCGGGCGTGTTCGTGCACGAGCGGTTTGCCGAGCAGCCCGATTTACTGCGCCTGGCCGGCTGGTGGGGCCACGACCCGGCCGACCGGTTTCAGATGAAAAAAGGCTTCCGGCCAATGAAAGGTGCCGCCGGCTGGCAGCTGTCCAACGCCCAGATTTTCCCGATGGCCATTCACCGCGCGGCCCTGGCCTTGGTGGATGAGGCCGGCGGCATGCCTGCGTTGCGCCGCAAGAGCGAACAGCTCACCGCTTACCTCGAATACCTGGTGCATCGTCTGGAGCTGCCCGCCGAGGTGCTGGAAATCATTACGCCCAGTGACCCCGCGGCCCGGGGCTGCCAGCTCTCGATGCTGGTGCACCAGAACGGCCGGCAGTTGTTCGACTATCTGGCCGCCGCCGGTATCATTGCCGACTGGCGGGAGCCCAACGTAATCCGGCTGGCCCCGGTGCCGCTCTACAATTCGTTCGGGGATGTACAGCGTGCCGGGCAGGTATTGGCTGAGTGGGCTAGTGGGAAAGCCAAATAG
- a CDS encoding alpha-ketoglutarate-dependent dioxygenase AlkB family protein, whose protein sequence is MALTLLPLPAAEVLLDTHFLPALLAQTLLTELTTSIAWRQEPIKLFGKEVLQPRLTAWYGDAGAQYSYSGLTWQPLPWTLELQELREQVEAACGTSFNSVLLNLYRHGQDSMGWHADNEPELGREPVIASVSLGAARNFRLRPRDPQRTPHEPVTLELPSGSLLVMRGSTQQHWLHAVPKTARPIGPRLNLTFRRIVTA, encoded by the coding sequence GTGGCCCTGACCTTGCTGCCTTTGCCCGCGGCGGAAGTTCTGCTGGATACTCATTTTCTGCCCGCTCTGCTGGCCCAGACGCTGCTCACGGAGCTTACCACCAGCATTGCCTGGCGACAGGAGCCCATCAAGCTTTTTGGCAAGGAAGTATTGCAGCCGCGCCTTACTGCCTGGTACGGCGACGCCGGGGCCCAGTATTCCTACTCGGGCCTGACTTGGCAGCCTCTGCCCTGGACGCTGGAGCTGCAAGAGCTTCGGGAGCAAGTAGAAGCCGCCTGTGGTACCAGCTTCAACAGTGTGCTGCTCAACCTCTACCGCCACGGGCAGGACAGCATGGGCTGGCACGCCGATAATGAGCCCGAGCTGGGCCGGGAACCGGTTATTGCCTCCGTGAGCCTGGGCGCTGCCCGCAATTTCCGGCTCCGGCCCCGCGACCCGCAACGCACCCCGCATGAGCCTGTTACGCTCGAATTGCCCTCGGGTAGCCTGCTTGTGATGCGTGGCTCCACCCAGCAGCACTGGCTACACGCCGTACCCAAAACTGCCCGGCCCATCGGGCCCCGCCTCAACCTGACGTTTCGCCGCATTGTAACGGCATAA
- a CDS encoding TonB-dependent receptor codes for MASPKAWAQDDITVSGVVQTEAGEGLPGATVFVKGTFIGSSTDRDGKFQLRADFSTPPVVLSVSFVGYESREVLLQQPDRALKVQLKVNSVLTSEVIASASRVEEGILQAPVTVEKLNAQQVERITTADLQGGLSQYKGIDVNSSSLLMNSISTRGFNSAKSERLIQLTDYFDTQSPSLNLNAGNLTGLPELDVESVEIIHGPASALYGANAFNGVLLLNSKDPFVSEGLSVRVRGGERSYFDGQLRYAQKLGEKFAFKVVGSYTTANDWLASNYSATSPLIEQRNNAEGSTLGYNAVNRYGDISNTYNSGQPFPGGVSTELVGKTIFMPGFTEATLIADDNKAKAVKVHPSISYLVTDNVKMTVGYSYSRGTASYQSASRYRLRDFGINQLHGEIKGNKWFLRGQSVQDFGGNSYDLTFLGSFIQASPVAEGSPINYGLQYFSKYNSAYKDARAQGQTMEQAQATAQVQANATQLDPSSARFNELRSRIINDPRPGLGAKLSPSSYLNEGNAQYNFTLAENTSLIVGAAYRKFRLGSNGNFFSDDNERIQNHELGGYAQLTHTLLDDRLKLALAGRVDDFKNFSPAFSPRASAVYSAGDNKQHNFRASFGRAFRSPTQLDQYIRVDIGQVLLLGNVGNGFQGYTLAAASAQVIGAAQSNPAVLTQYEYSVAPLKLERLSTFEVGYKGTFNEKMVVDVNYFRSYYNDFIGAQRFVGNRDGSRPTAQQLGANAATLQTAGGNTRILQVWTNARQEVQTQGAALGVSYNVTRPLTITANYSLNLIDKDKLPEGFQTYFNTPKHKYNVGANGLVSKHFNYSVNYRWAQGHLYEMPFAVGTLQDYSAVDAYVGYVIPKAYTTIQMGGSNLFNATNTQVYGGPNIGRLLFAGLLIDIK; via the coding sequence TTGGCGTCACCTAAGGCCTGGGCCCAGGATGACATTACCGTCAGCGGAGTAGTACAAACTGAAGCCGGGGAAGGCCTGCCAGGCGCCACTGTATTTGTCAAAGGCACCTTTATTGGCAGCAGCACCGACCGGGACGGCAAGTTCCAGCTGCGCGCCGACTTCAGTACCCCACCCGTCGTATTGTCGGTATCCTTCGTGGGCTACGAGAGCCGCGAGGTGCTGCTACAGCAGCCCGACCGGGCGCTGAAGGTGCAACTCAAGGTGAATTCCGTACTGACGAGCGAAGTTATTGCCTCGGCTTCCCGCGTGGAAGAAGGCATTCTGCAAGCTCCCGTAACGGTGGAGAAGCTCAACGCCCAGCAAGTAGAGCGTATCACCACCGCCGACCTGCAGGGTGGCCTGAGCCAGTACAAGGGCATCGACGTAAACAGCAGCAGCCTGCTGATGAACTCGATTAGTACCCGCGGCTTTAACTCGGCCAAATCGGAGCGCCTGATTCAGCTCACCGACTACTTCGATACCCAGAGCCCCAGCCTGAACCTCAACGCGGGCAACCTGACCGGTCTGCCCGAACTCGATGTGGAAAGCGTGGAAATTATTCACGGCCCGGCCTCGGCCCTGTACGGGGCCAACGCCTTCAACGGCGTGCTGCTGCTCAACTCCAAGGACCCCTTCGTAAGTGAAGGCCTGAGCGTGCGGGTGCGCGGCGGCGAGCGGAGCTACTTCGACGGGCAGCTGCGCTACGCCCAGAAGCTGGGCGAGAAGTTTGCTTTCAAAGTGGTCGGTTCCTACACGACGGCCAACGACTGGCTGGCCAGCAACTACTCGGCTACCAGCCCCCTGATTGAGCAGCGCAACAACGCCGAGGGTTCGACGCTGGGCTACAATGCCGTAAACCGCTACGGCGACATAAGCAACACCTACAACAGCGGCCAGCCTTTCCCCGGCGGCGTATCGACCGAGCTAGTGGGCAAGACGATCTTTATGCCCGGCTTCACAGAGGCAACGCTCATTGCCGATGACAACAAAGCCAAGGCCGTTAAGGTGCACCCCAGTATTTCGTACCTGGTAACCGACAACGTGAAAATGACTGTGGGCTACTCCTACTCCCGCGGTACAGCCAGCTACCAGAGCGCCAGCCGCTACCGCCTGCGCGACTTCGGTATCAACCAGCTGCACGGTGAAATCAAGGGCAACAAGTGGTTTTTGCGCGGGCAGTCGGTGCAGGACTTTGGTGGCAACTCCTACGATTTGACTTTTCTGGGTTCCTTCATTCAGGCCTCGCCGGTAGCTGAGGGCAGCCCAATAAACTATGGGCTCCAGTACTTCAGCAAATACAACTCAGCTTACAAGGATGCCCGGGCCCAGGGTCAGACAATGGAGCAGGCTCAGGCTACTGCTCAGGTCCAGGCCAACGCCACCCAGCTGGACCCCAGCAGTGCGCGCTTCAACGAGCTCCGCAGCCGTATCATCAACGACCCGCGGCCGGGCCTGGGCGCCAAGCTTAGCCCTAGCTCCTACCTCAACGAAGGCAACGCGCAGTATAACTTCACCCTGGCCGAAAACACCAGCCTGATTGTGGGCGCGGCTTACCGCAAATTCCGCCTGGGCTCGAATGGCAACTTCTTCTCCGACGACAACGAGCGGATCCAGAACCACGAGCTGGGCGGCTATGCCCAGCTGACCCACACCTTGCTCGACGACCGACTGAAGCTGGCCCTGGCCGGCCGCGTGGATGACTTTAAAAACTTCAGCCCGGCCTTCTCGCCTCGCGCCTCGGCCGTGTATTCGGCCGGCGACAACAAGCAGCACAACTTCCGCGCTTCGTTTGGCCGGGCCTTCCGCTCGCCTACCCAGCTCGACCAGTACATCCGGGTTGACATCGGGCAGGTATTGCTGCTGGGCAACGTGGGCAATGGCTTCCAGGGCTACACGCTGGCTGCCGCCAGCGCCCAGGTTATCGGCGCAGCTCAGTCGAACCCCGCCGTGCTGACCCAGTACGAGTACAGCGTGGCTCCCCTGAAACTGGAGCGCCTGAGCACTTTCGAAGTAGGCTACAAAGGCACGTTCAATGAAAAAATGGTGGTAGACGTGAACTACTTCCGTAGCTACTACAACGACTTCATTGGGGCGCAGCGCTTCGTGGGTAACCGGGACGGCAGCCGCCCCACGGCCCAACAGCTGGGTGCCAACGCAGCCACGCTGCAAACGGCCGGCGGCAACACCCGCATCCTGCAAGTATGGACCAACGCCCGCCAGGAGGTACAAACCCAGGGCGCTGCGTTAGGCGTGAGCTACAACGTGACCCGCCCCCTGACCATCACGGCTAACTATTCGCTCAACCTGATTGACAAGGACAAGCTGCCCGAAGGCTTCCAAACGTATTTCAACACGCCTAAGCACAAGTACAACGTAGGTGCCAACGGCCTGGTATCGAAGCACTTCAACTATTCTGTAAACTACCGTTGGGCCCAGGGCCACCTGTACGAAATGCCGTTTGCCGTGGGCACCCTGCAGGACTACAGCGCTGTAGACGCCTACGTGGGCTACGTAATTCCGAAGGCCTATACCACCATTCAGATGGGCGGCTCCAACCTGTTCAACGCCACCAACACCCAGGTGTACGGCGGCCCGAACATCGGTCGTCTGCTCTTCGCGGGCCTGCTGATTGACATCAAATAA
- a CDS encoding FAD-dependent oxidoreductase has translation MSTQPILSPNSTAAEALTVMGAGLVGSLLSLFLARRGHHVDVYERRADMRQSGAVEGRSINLALSDRGWRALEGVGIGSQIREVAIPMYRRVMHDVHGNLSFQPYGKDNQAIYSVSRAGLNRTLLTLAEAEPRIHLHFNQQLVGLDVRKRQLELRDTVTGQEQEHSFRRLFGTDGAFSAVRSALQKTERYSYSQSYLDYGYKELNIEPGPDGQWLLEKNALHIWPRGQYMMIALPNLDGSFNCTLFFPYEGESSFASLQTPEQVQTFFEKVFPDVVPLMPELTDEFFRNPTGSLVTIRCFPWAFDDDVLLLGDASHAIVPFYGQGMNAGFEDCTVLNQLMEQLGDDWHAIFDQFQQQRKPNADAMAELAVYNFEEMRDRVGDPRFLLQKKIESKISAQYPDQWTPLYSQVTFSHTPYAEAWQSGREQEQIMTRLMPHIQAESDYDRPEVQALVQQEMARRG, from the coding sequence ATGTCCACCCAACCTATTTTATCTCCTAATTCCACTGCTGCCGAGGCGCTTACCGTGATGGGCGCCGGCTTGGTCGGCTCGTTGCTCTCCCTGTTTCTGGCCCGGCGCGGCCATCACGTCGACGTGTATGAGCGGCGGGCCGATATGCGCCAAAGCGGCGCAGTAGAGGGCCGCTCCATCAACCTGGCGCTGTCGGACCGGGGCTGGCGGGCGTTGGAAGGAGTCGGTATCGGAAGCCAGATTCGGGAGGTGGCCATTCCCATGTACCGCCGGGTAATGCACGACGTACACGGCAACCTGAGCTTTCAGCCCTATGGCAAAGACAACCAGGCTATTTATTCCGTGTCGCGGGCCGGCCTCAACCGGACGCTGCTGACGCTGGCCGAAGCCGAGCCCCGCATCCATCTGCACTTCAACCAGCAGCTGGTCGGGCTCGACGTGCGCAAGCGCCAGCTCGAATTGCGCGACACCGTTACGGGGCAGGAGCAGGAGCATTCGTTTCGCCGCCTCTTCGGTACCGACGGGGCCTTTTCGGCCGTGCGTAGCGCTTTGCAGAAAACCGAGCGGTACAGCTACTCCCAGAGCTACCTCGACTACGGTTATAAGGAGCTCAACATTGAGCCCGGCCCTGACGGCCAGTGGCTGCTGGAAAAGAATGCCCTGCATATCTGGCCCCGCGGCCAATACATGATGATTGCGCTGCCCAACCTGGACGGCTCGTTCAACTGCACCCTGTTTTTCCCTTACGAAGGCGAGTCTTCCTTTGCCTCCTTACAAACGCCGGAGCAGGTGCAGACTTTCTTCGAGAAGGTTTTTCCCGACGTGGTGCCGCTCATGCCCGAGCTCACCGACGAGTTTTTCCGCAACCCCACCGGTTCTTTGGTTACTATCCGGTGCTTTCCCTGGGCCTTCGACGATGATGTGCTGCTGCTCGGCGACGCTTCCCACGCCATTGTGCCGTTCTACGGGCAGGGGATGAATGCGGGCTTCGAAGACTGCACCGTGCTCAACCAGCTCATGGAGCAGCTCGGCGACGATTGGCACGCCATTTTCGACCAGTTTCAGCAGCAGCGCAAGCCCAACGCCGATGCCATGGCGGAGCTGGCCGTGTATAACTTCGAGGAAATGCGCGACCGGGTCGGCGACCCACGCTTTTTGTTGCAGAAGAAGATTGAAAGCAAAATCTCGGCCCAGTACCCCGACCAGTGGACGCCGCTGTACTCGCAGGTTACCTTCTCGCACACACCCTACGCCGAGGCCTGGCAAAGCGGCCGGGAGCAGGAGCAGATCATGACCCGCCTGATGCCCCACATCCAGGCCGAAAGTGACTACGACCGGCCCGAAGTGCAGGCCCTGGTGCAACAGGAAATGGCCCGGCGCGGCTAG